In Chloroflexota bacterium, the DNA window TAATGCTGCGCTTCCAGGTTCGAGCGTACCAGTTTGACGAGATGCGGTTCATCGTCCACCACTAAAATTTTTGCGGGTCGCATGGTTCCTCTCTAAATTAAGGATGAAGGCGGAAGGATGAAGGATGAAATTTTGTCAATTGTAAATTGTCATCCTTCATCCTTTGCTACACTTCGCGTCGTCCTTCGAGCGCGCGCGTCAACGTGATTTCGTCTGCGTACTCCAAATCGCCGCCAACGGGCAAGCCGCGCGCGAGGCGCGTCATGCGAATGTTGAGCGGCTTGATGAGGCGTTCGAGATACATCGCGGTTGCTTCGCCTTCGAGATTCGGATTCGTCGCGAGCACGATTTCGGTGATGCCGGAATCGCGTTGCAATCGGCGCAACAGTTCCTGGATTTTCAAATCCTCGGGATTGATGCCTTCGACCGGCGAGATCGCGCCGTGCAAGACGTGATACAAACCGCGATACTCGCGCGTGCGTTCGATCGCGAGCACGTCGAGCGGTTCTTCGACGACGCAAATGAGCGAGCGGTCGCGCGATTCATCGCGACAAATCGCGCACGGATTTTCTTCCGCGATATTCGCGCAGATCGCGCACGTCGTCACACGTTCTTTTAATTGGGTCAACGCTTGCGCGAGCGCCTCGGCTTGGTCTTTCGGCGCGCGCAAAAGATAGAACGTCAAACGTTGCGCGGTTTTCGGTCCGATGCCCGGCAAGCGATGAAATTCTTCGATGAGGCGCAACACCGTGCGCGGGGTTGTATCCATCTAGCCGAGCAGTCCCGCCAGGTTGCCCAAGCCACCGGTCAGCGCGCTCACTTTGCTCGCGGCGAGTTCCTGGGATTTCTCGATCGCTTCGTTGACCGCCGCGACGATCAAATCTTGCAGCATTTCGATATCGCCTGCCGCCACCGCGTCCGGCGAAATTTTCACCGCTTGAATCTTTTGCTGCCCCGTAACGACGACCGTAACCGCGCCGCCGCCCACCGTGATTTCCAGCGTCTCGTTCGCAAGCGCGGCTTGCGTCTCTTCCATTTTTTGCTGGAACGATTGCAACATGCCTTGCGCGTTTTGCGGCGACATGCGCGGCATCGGCGCTCCGCCGCCGCGCATTCCTTTACCTTTGCTCATTTATGGTGCTCCTTCCGAATGAATTTTCGTAATTTCCGCGCCCCATTGATTCACCGCCGAACGAATCAGCGGATCATCTTGCACCGCTTTCAACTGCGCTTTTTTCGGCGAGAGGACGCACTTGACGCGGCATTTTTGTTTGAACACACTCTCGAATGCTTTCTCGATGATCGGTTTGCCTTTAGCTTGATTCTCGAATCGTTCGGCGTGCTGATCGTAGCGAAAACCCAGGGTCACGACCGTGTCTTCGACTTTGATCGGTTCGGCATCGCGCAAGAGCGCTTCGGCGACTTTATTGTACTGGCGAACGTATTGCAGGATGCGCGTCCAATTCTGTTGCAATGTTTCCATGCTCAACGCGATGGGTGTGCTCGTTGCGGACGAAACGTCCGGTGCGCTTTCGGTTGCGGCAGGTTTGGCGCGCGGCTTGGGCGGCGGCGGCGTCACGCGCGGCGGTGTAACCGGTACGGGCGCGGCAATCGCGGCAACGCGCTCTTCGTGCGTCGCCTCGACGAACGCCATTTCGAGCGGCAACGTGGGATGCGCGCTCGAACGCAATTCGACGCCGGCTTGGTTAAACAAACGAATCGCGCGCAAGACTTGTTCGGGCGTGAATTGCTTGGAACGCTCGGTCATTTCGTTGAGCGTTTCGGCGGAGAGTGTCAACGCGTCCGCGCTGCCGACTTGAATCAGCAGGACGCCGCGCAAATAATCCACGATCTCGCGCCCGAGTTGGCGCGGGTCCGCGCCGCTATCCACCGCGTTGGCAAGATGGGCGAGTCCGCGCGCAATATCTTTTTCCGCGAGCCGCGCGACAATCTCGCCGACGATTTGATACGACGCCGCGCCGAGCAAGCCCTCGACCTGGACGAGCGTAATTTCGTCATTGCCGTACGCGGTTAGCTGATCGAGCAAACTGATCGCGTCGCGCATCGCGCCGGTCGCTTGCCGCGCGATGAGATCAATCGCGGCGGGTTCGACGCGCAGATTTTCGGCGTGCGCGATTTCGGTGAGACGCGCGATGATTTCAGGAAGCGTCAGCCGGCGAAAATCGAAACGTTGCGTGCGCGAGATGACGGTCGCCGGAATTTTCTGCGGGTCGGTTGTCGCGAGGACGAAAATGACGTGCGGCGGCGGTTCTTCGAGCGTTTTGAGTAACGCGTTGAACGCGGAGGTCGAGAGCATGTGGCACTCATCGACAATGTAGAATTTGTATTTCGCTTCGCCGGGACGAAAATCCACCTTGTCGCGCAGATCGCGAATGTCTTCGACGCTCGTGTTCGACGCCGCGTCAATCTCGATCAGATCGAGCATGCGACCTTCGTTGATTGCGACGCACACCGCGCATTGATTGCATGGTTTGTTCGTATTGTCGGAAAGACAATTGACTGCTTTGGCGAGGACGCGCGCGGTGGTCGTTTTGCCGGTGCCGCGCGGACCAGTGAACAGGTACGCGTGCGCGATGCGGTTGAGCACCAGCGCGCTCTTGAGCGTGGTCTTGATGTGCGCTTGACCTTCGATTTCGTCGAAGGTGCGCGGACGATATTTTGAATACAGGGCTTGCGCGGGCATGACGCCTCCAACGAGCATCCGAATCAGTTCGTGCGTTTCGATTCGCGCCAAGTTTATCATCAAAGCAACTTTTAGGCAAGAGCGCGCGAAAATGTTTAGCGCGTGTCCATCAAAATTTTGGAACACTCAACCTTGCGAAGGTTTTGACGACAAATCAAATATGATTGCCGTTCAACCTTCGCAAGGTTTTTTTCGCCACCCAAAAACTTGACGCACACCCAAGTTTAGCTGGGGGATTGACGACCAAGGCAAATCGGGCTAGAATCGCGCGCACCAACACTCGAAAGGAGGAGTGATGCAACCAGTAATGGTCGAAATTATCGCGTATGCGCCGACTCAATATTTTCATTGCAAACATTGCGAGTTCGTGTGGAGCCAAGCCCAAAGCGAAGGCGTCAAAAAATTCCATGCGGACGCACTCGAAACTTCGATGCCGCCGGAGATGATGACCGAGTATCGCGCCCTGTCCGATTGGGTGCTCAACGCGGTCGAGCGATATGGCGGGCGCGTCGTCTTCAAAGTGATTGACGCGACTTCGTTCGAGGGCTTGATCAAATCGGTGCGCTACGGCGTTCGCAAATATCCCGCGGTCGTCATCAGCGGTAAAGACAAACACATCGGCGCGGATTTTGCCGGCGCGGAAGCGATGATCAACCGCGCGCTCCAACCCGCGTAAC includes these proteins:
- a CDS encoding YbaB/EbfC family nucleoid-associated protein, with the protein product MSPQNAQGMLQSFQQKMEETQAALANETLEITVGGGAVTVVVTGQQKIQAVKISPDAVAAGDIEMLQDLIVAAVNEAIEKSQELAASKVSALTGGLGNLAGLLG
- the recR gene encoding recombination protein RecR: MDTTPRTVLRLIEEFHRLPGIGPKTAQRLTFYLLRAPKDQAEALAQALTQLKERVTTCAICANIAEENPCAICRDESRDRSLICVVEEPLDVLAIERTREYRGLYHVLHGAISPVEGINPEDLKIQELLRRLQRDSGITEIVLATNPNLEGEATAMYLERLIKPLNIRMTRLARGLPVGGDLEYADEITLTRALEGRREV
- the dnaX gene encoding DNA polymerase III subunit gamma/tau produces the protein MINLARIETHELIRMLVGGVMPAQALYSKYRPRTFDEIEGQAHIKTTLKSALVLNRIAHAYLFTGPRGTGKTTTARVLAKAVNCLSDNTNKPCNQCAVCVAINEGRMLDLIEIDAASNTSVEDIRDLRDKVDFRPGEAKYKFYIVDECHMLSTSAFNALLKTLEEPPPHVIFVLATTDPQKIPATVISRTQRFDFRRLTLPEIIARLTEIAHAENLRVEPAAIDLIARQATGAMRDAISLLDQLTAYGNDEITLVQVEGLLGAASYQIVGEIVARLAEKDIARGLAHLANAVDSGADPRQLGREIVDYLRGVLLIQVGSADALTLSAETLNEMTERSKQFTPEQVLRAIRLFNQAGVELRSSAHPTLPLEMAFVEATHEERVAAIAAPVPVTPPRVTPPPPKPRAKPAATESAPDVSSATSTPIALSMETLQQNWTRILQYVRQYNKVAEALLRDAEPIKVEDTVVTLGFRYDQHAERFENQAKGKPIIEKAFESVFKQKCRVKCVLSPKKAQLKAVQDDPLIRSAVNQWGAEITKIHSEGAP